One Manihot esculenta cultivar AM560-2 chromosome 6, M.esculenta_v8, whole genome shotgun sequence DNA segment encodes these proteins:
- the LOC110617811 gene encoding cellulose synthase A catalytic subunit 7 [UDP-forming] codes for MEASAGLVAGSHNRNELVVIHGHEEPKPLKNLDGQFCEICGDQIGLTVDGDLFVACNECGFPVCRPCYEYERREGTQVCPQCKTRYKRLKGCPRVAGDEDEEDLDDIEHEFNIEEQDRNKHLTEAMLYGKMTYGRGHDDEENSQFPPVIAGGFRSRPVSGEFPVGSNGEQMLASSLHKRVHPYPVSEPGSARWDEKKERGWKERMDDWKMQQGNLGPEHDDDPDEVMVDETRQPLSRKVPIASSKINPYRMIIVARLVILALFLRYRIMNPVHDAIGLWLTSIICEIWFAFSWILDQFPKWLPIDRETYLDRLSLRYEREGEPNMLAPVDFFVSTVDPMKEPPLVTANTMLSILAVDYPVEKISCYLSDDGASMCTFEAMSETAEFARKWVPFCKKFSIEPRAPEMYFALKVDYLKDKVQPTFVKERRAMKREYEEFKVRINAIVAKAQKVPPEGWIMQDGTPWPGNNTRDHPGMIQVFLGHSGGHDVEGNELPRLVYVSREKRPGFAHHKKAGAMNALVRVSAVLTNAPFMLNLDCDHYVNNSKAVREAMCFLMDPQTGKKICYVQFPQRFDGIDRHDRYANRNTVFFDINMKGLDGIQGPVYVGTGCVFRRQALYGYEPPKGPKRPKMVSCDCCPCFGRRKKKQPMISANGETVNLEGMDDDKQLLMSQMNFEKRFGQSAIFVTSTLMEEGGVPPSSSPAALLKEAIHVISCGYEDKTEWGTELGWIYGSITEDILTGFKMHCRGWRSIYCMPKRPAFKGSAPINLSDRLNQVLRWALGSVEIFFSRHSPVWYGYKEGKLKWLERFAYVNTTVYPFTSLPLLAYCTLPAICLLTDKFIMPEISTFASLFFIALFLSIFATGILELRWSGVSIEEWWRNEQFWVIGGISAHLFAVVQGLLKILAGIDTNFTVTSKATDDEDFGELYAFKWTTLLIPPTTILIINLVGVVAGVSDAINNGYQSWGPLFGKLFFAFWVIVHLYPFLKGLMGRQNRTPTIVVIWSVLLASIFSLLWVRIDPFVMKTKGPDTKQCGVNC; via the exons ATGGAAGCCAGTGCTGGTCTTGTTGCCGGCTCTCACAACCGCAATGAGCTCGTCGTCATTCATGGCCATGAAGAG CCCAAGCCTTTGAAGAACTTGGATGGTCAATTTTGTGAGATATGTGGGGATCAGATTGGGTTAACAGTGGATGGAGATCTGTTTGTGGCTTGCAATGAGTGTGGTTTCCCAGTTTGTAGGCCTTGCTATGAGTATGAAAGAAGAGAAGGGACTCAAGTTTGTCCTCAGTGCAAAACCAGATACAAGCGTCTCAAgg GGTGCCCCAGGGTCGCCGGAGACGAAGATGAAGAGGACCTGGACGATATCGAACATGAGTTCAACATTGAAGAGCAAGACAGGAACAAGCATCTCACAGAGGCTATGCTTTATGGGAAGATGACCTACGGAAGAGGCCATGACGATGAGGAAAATAGCCAATTCCCACCAGTTATAGCCGGCGGATTCAGATCAAGACCT GTGAGTGGAGAGTTTCCTGTTGGATCTAATGGAGAACAGATGTTGGCGTCTTCACTTCATAAAAGAGTGCATCCATATCCAGTTTCTGAGCCTG GAAGTGCAAGATGGGatgagaagaaagagagagggtGGAAAGAGAGGATGGATGACTGGAAAATGCAGCAAGGCAATCTGGGACCTGAACATGATGATGATCCTGACGAAGTCAT GGTAGATGAGACGAGGCAGCCACTGTCGAGGAAAGTACCAATAGCATCAAGCAAGATAAACCCATATAGAATGATAATAGTGGCTCGGCTTGTGATATTGGCATTGTTTCTTCGCTATAGAATAATGAACCCTGTCCATGATGCTATTGGCCTCTGGCTCACTTCTATCATCTGTGAAATCTGGTTTGCCTTTTCTTGGATTCTTGACCAGTTCCCCAAGTGGCTCCCTATTGATCGCGAGACCTATCTTGATCGCCTTTCTCTCAG ATATGAGAGGGAAGGTGAGCCGAATATGCTAGCTCCAGTGGATTTCTTCGTCAGTACAGTGGATCCTATGAAGGAACCTCCTCTAGTTACTGCAAATACAATGTTGTCCATCTTAGCTGTGGATTACCCAGTAGAAAAGATCTCATGCTACCTCTCAGATGATGGTGCTTCTATGTGCACCTTTGAAGCCATGTCTGAAACTGCTGAATTTGCTAGAAAATGGGTTCCATTCTGCAAGAAATTTAGCATAGAACCACGAGCCCCCGAGATGTACTTTGCTTTAAAGGTGGATTATCTCAAGGACAAGGTCCAGCCTACCTTCGTTAAAGAACGTAGAGCTATGAAG AGAGAATATGAAGAATTCAAAGTTAGGATAAATGCAATTGTAGCAAAAGCACAGAAGGTTCCTCCAGAGGGATGGATCATGCAAGATGGGACACCATGGCCTGGAAACAATACCAGGGATCATCCTGGTATGATTCAAGTGTTTCTGGGTCACAGTGGAGGTCATGATGTTGAAGGAAATGAGCTTCCTCGCCTCGTTTACGTGTCTCGTGAGAAGAGACCTGGTTTTGCACATCACAAGAAAGCTGGTGCTATGAATGCCCTG GTTCGTGTCTCTGCAGTACTTACAAATGCTCCATTCATGCTGAACTTGGATTGTGATCACTATGTAAACAACAGCAAAGCCGTCAGAGAAGCCATGTGTTTCTTGATGGATCCTCAGACAGGGAAGAAAATTTGCTATGTACAATTCCCTCAAAGATTTGATGGTATAGATAGGCATGATCGATATGCAAATAGAAACACAGTCTTCTTTGAT ATTAACATGAAAGGTCTAGATGGAATTCAGGGTCCTGTGTATGTCGGGACAGGATGTGTTTTCAGAAGGCAAGCTTTGTATGGATATGAACCTCCAAAGGGTCCTAAGCGTCCAAAAATGGTTAGCTGTGACTGCTGCCCATGTTTCGGACGCCGCAAAAAGAAGCAACCCATGATAAGTGCCAATGGAGAAACTGTGAATCTTGAAG GAATGGATGATGACAAGCAACTTTTGATGTCCCAGATGAATTTTGAGAAGAGATTTGGACAGTCAGCAATTTTTGTAACGTCAACTTTAATGGAAGAAGGTGGTGTACCACCTTCATCAAGTCCTGCAGCTCTGCTTAAAGAAGCCATTCATGTGATTAGTTGTGGCTACGAAGACAAAACCGAATGGGGAACCGAG CTTGGTTGGATTTATGGTTCAATTACAGAGGATATTCTTACAGGTTTCAAGATGCACTGTCGTGGCTGGAGGTCCATCTACTGCATGCCAAAGAGGCCTGCATTTAAAGGTTCAGCTCCTATAAACTTGTCAGATAGGCTAAACCAAGTGCTTCGGTGGGCTCTTGGTTCTGTTGAGATTTTCTTTAGTCGTCACAGCCCTGTGTGGTATGGCTACAAAGAAGGAAAGCTCAAGTGGCTTGAGAGATTCGCATATGTCAACACAACTGTCTATCCTTTCACTTCCTTGCCACTTCTTGCATATTGTACTCTCCCTGCCATTTGCTTGCTGACAGACAAATTCATCATGCCTGAG ATAAGCACATTTGCAAGCCTTTTCTTCATAGCTTTGTTCCTATCAATCTTCGCAACGGGCATTCTTGAGCTGAGATGGAGTGGAGTAAGCATTGAAGAATGGTGGAGAAACGAGCAATTCTGGGTCATTGGTGGAATATCAGCTCACCTCTTTGCTGTCGTACAAGGTCTTCTAAAAATTTTAGCTGGTATCGACACAAACTTCACAGTCACATCAAAGGCAACTGACGATGAAGATTTCGGAGAATTATATGCATTTAAATGGACGACTCTCTTGATTCCTCCAACTACCATCTTAATCATCAACCTTGTCGGAGTTGTTGCCGGAGTCTCAGATGCTATAAACAATGGATACCAATCATGGGGTCCATTGTTTGGTAAGCTCTTCTTTGCTTTCTGGGTGATTGTCCATCTCTATCCATTCCTTAAAGGTCTCATGGGGAGGCAAAATAGGACACCCACCATTGTTGTTATCTGGTCTGTTCTCTTGGCTTCAATTTTCTCCTTGCTTTGGGTTAGAATAGACCCATTTGTGATGAAAACAAAGGGTCCTGATACCAAGCAATGTGGAGTCAACTGCTGA